Proteins encoded together in one Bombyx mori chromosome 24, ASM3026992v2 window:
- the LOC134201313 gene encoding zinc finger and BTB domain-containing protein 17-like, giving the protein MSKAAYVRRNQYSDPVTRSGRQRSSGDGAPTKLSLDKKLNFCSFITIRPVGKRVLPSVRERQQRISYQKRLTELDWHFDNIKTILECSNATPMRCRVGARYACSYCLDQFADPASLRRHTTKTHAGDSPDFFKLRSLSKHVVYLDITDLMCTICNVNIDGLQDLTDHLKSTHDALIHKQIKNQIVPYKYNNGKLLCTMCPTDLEQFADIQDHMREHFKNYVCDFCNSGFVIRSKLLEHKKTVHLV; this is encoded by the exons ATGTCGAAGGCGGCTTATGTCAGGCGGAATCAATACAGCG ATCCCGTAACGCGTAGCGGACGTCAGAGGTCTTCCGGCGACGGCGCCCCGACCAAACTGAGTTTGGACAAGAAATTAAACTTTTGCTCGTTCATCACGATCAGACCGGTCGGGAAGAGAGTCCTGCCGTCCGTCAGGGAGCGCCAGCAGAGGATCTCGTATCAGAAACGGCTCACTGAACTGGACTGGCATTTCGACAACATCAAAACGATTCTGGAATGTTCGAACGCGACCCCGATGAGATGTCGGGTAGGCGCACGGTACGCATGCAGCTACTGCCTCGACCAATTCGCGGATCCGGCGAGCCTGAGGCGACACACGACCAAAACCCACGCCGGAGACTCGCCGGACTTCTTCAAGTTACGCTCCCTCTCCAAGCACGTGGTTTATTTGGACATAACCGATCTGATGTGCACGATTTGCAACGTCAACATTGACGGTCTGCAGGACTTGACCGATCACTTGAAGAGCACACACGACGCGTTAATACACAAACAGATCAAGAACCAAATCGTTCCTTACAAGTATAACAACGGGAAGTTGCTCTGCACTATGTGCCCGACGGATTTGGAACAGTTCGCCGACATACAAGATCACATGAGGGAGCACTTCAAGAATTACGTTTGCGACTTTTGCAATTCCGGCTTCGTTATTAGAAGTAAGCTTTTGGAGCACAAGAAAACGGTGCACCTAGTTTAG
- the LOC134201314 gene encoding zinc finger protein 723-like: MADYGRGLHPTVERYRLLMMAIYALYRVARGTRIIRIEKQKPSIERNFVSSDKHTDVQQNKTNLINILLYSNANLFKSKDALGFECEFCLKRFPEAGALKTHFTNEYRKVKLSKTMLNNIFHRVVKVDATNLRCTICDSSIDKLHDMICHLKDLHRKSVFPDVKNLILPFKFDTVELRCAICGLEFAAFKRLQEHMHSHYPNYKCETCGAGFLTEQLKASHVRRHGTGQHKCDYCEKTFNNSQYKKIHVGRSHLGHTTPFKCTVCNERFAQLWKKNSHMVTAHGGEPVVIKCQACDRTFQSKQHLSVHTKRDHLLERRYECTECDKRFFMKSGLSRHMAKHGTLKQYKCDVCLKAFARKHTLREHIRIHMNDRRFACVHCGQAFVQKCSWKSHMRSKHGEIV, encoded by the exons ATGGCGGATTATGGGAGGGGCCTGCATCCaacagtggagagatacaggctgctGATGATGGCTATATATGCATTGTATC GTGTCGCACGGGGAACTAGGATCATCAGAATCGAAAAACAAAAGCCATCGATAGAAAGGAATTTCGTATCGTCTGACAAGCACACGGACGTGCAACAAAACAAGACTAATCTGATCAACATATTGTTATATTCTAACGCTAATCTGTTCAAGTCGAAGGACGCGCTCGGTTTTGAGTGCGAATTCTGCCTGAAGAGATTCCCGGAAGCCGGCGCCCTTAAAACACATTTCACCAACGAATACAGAAAGGTGAAACTGTCGAAGACAATGCTGAACAACATATTCCATCGCGTCGTCAAGGTAGACGCGACGAACTTGAGATGCACCATTTGCGACTCAAGCATAGATAAATTACATGACATGATATGCCACTTGAAGGATTTACACAGGAAATCAGTGTTTCCTGACGTCAAAAATCTCATATTACCGTTCAAGTTTGACACGGTGGAACTCCGATGCGCGATCTGCGGACTGGAGTTCGCCGCCTTCAAGAGACTCCAAGAGCACATGCACTCGCATTACCCGAACTACAAGTGCGAAACCTGCGGCGCCGGCTTCCTGACGGAGCAGCTGAAGGCTAGTCACGTGCGGCGTCACGGGACCGGCCAGCACAAGTGCGATTACTGCGAGAAAACGTTCAACAACTCGCAGTACAAGAAGATCCACGTCGGGAGATCGCACTTGGGGCACACAACTCCGTTCAAATGTACGGTGTGCAACGAGAGATTCGCCCAACTATGGAAGAAGAACAGTCACATGGTGACAGCGCACGGCGGAGAGCCGGTCGTCATAAAATGCCAGGCCTGCGATAGAACTTTCCAGAGTAAACAGCACTTGTCCGTTCACACGAAGCGGGATCATCTGTTGGAGCGTCGCTATGAGTGCACGGAATGCGACAAGAGGTTCTTTATGAAGAGCGGTCTCTCCCGGCACATGGCTAAGCACGGAACGCTAAAGCAATACAAATGTGACGTTTGTCTGAAAGCGTTCGCCAGGAAACACACGCTGAGAGAACACATTAGGATACACATGAACGACAGGAGGTTTGCTTGCGTCCACTGCGGGCAGGCCTTCGTGCAGAAGTGCAGTTGGAAAAGTCACATGCGTTCGAAGCACGGAGAAAtcgtttga
- the LOC134201315 gene encoding zinc finger protein OZF-like, which produces MIFIPKREAGTEREKKRILFLKKTSCHAATVKEILRHTNATPIGRSHVVGFCCCYCKERFPIPALLKEHTLTTHSDTTDAVFMKKSLKEFAVKLDITSLRCKICGNKLESIMESVDHLKEIHKKNTSPDYIRHVIPFKFDTDKYQCCMCSAEFAKFQTLQMHMHTSHFKNFECAVCSAGFINERQLGYHMKNHAIGEFRCKHCPKVYDTETKRKSHERSHFDANCHKCPYCGQGFVNNRYKWKHISESHDVPLPTYKCKACDRTFTESTLYYIHLKRDHLMDRPHDCEQCDKKFFTKFALRKHMLSHTGERAFQCKVCFKAFGRRSTLTEHLRIHNNDRRFKCERCGQAFVQKCSWRGHMRNKHGVDVQ; this is translated from the coding sequence ATGATATTTATACCGAAACGCGAGGCCGGTAcggagagagaaaaaaaacgtatattaTTCTTAAAGAAAACGAGCTGTCACGCCGCCACCGTTAAGGAGATTTTGAGGCACACAAACGCTACACCGATTGGCCGGTCGCATGTCGTCGGCTTCTGCTGTTGTTACTGCAAGGAACGCTTCCCGATACCGGCGCTCCTCAAGGAGCACACGCTGACAACGCATTCCGACACAACCGACGCGGTATTCATGAAGAAATCACTAAAAGAGTTCGCCGTCAAACTAGACATAACGTCGCTCCGGTGCAAGATTTGCGGCAATAAGCTGGAGTCCATTATGGAATCCGTGGACCATTTGAAAGAGATACACAAAAAGAACACCTCCCCGGATTACATAAGACACGTAATACCGTTTAAATTTGATACCGATAAATACCAATGCTGCATGTGCTCGGCGGAGTTCGCGAAGTTCCAAACGCTGCAAATGCACATGCACACGTCGCACTTCAAGAACTTCGAGTGCGCGGTCTGCAGCGCGGGCTTCATCAACGAACGCCAATTGGGCTATCACATGAAGAATCATGCGATCGGCGAGTTCCGATGCAAGCATTGCCCCAAAGTTTACGACACGGAGACCAAAAGGAAGAGCCACGAGCGATCGCATTTCGACGCGAATTGCCACAAGTGTCCATACTGCGGGCAGGGGTTCGTGAACAACAGATACAAGTGGAAACACATATCCGAAAGCCACGACGTTCCCTTGCCCACGTACAAATGCAAAGCCTGCGACAGAACCTTCACGGAGTCAACCCTGTACTACATTCATCTGAAGCGGGATCACCTCATGGACCGGCCGCACGACTGCGAGCAGTGTGATAAGAAATTCTTCACGAAATTCGCTTTGAGGAAGCACATGCTCTCGCACACAGGCGAAAGGGCGTTTCAGTGCAAAGTGTGCTTTAAGGCTTTCGGAAGAAGGAGCACTTTGACGGAGCATTTGAGGATACATAATAACGATCGGAGGTTCAAGTGTGAGCGGTGCGGCCAGGCTTTTGTGCAGAAGTGCAGTTGGAGGGGTCACATGAGGAACAAACACGGGGTGGACGTGCAATAA
- the LOC134201316 gene encoding zinc finger protein 724-like, which yields MGYACSYCDNQYRNPGDLKRHSLEQHKDVTQARFMKKFNLPNFLIKLDVTALRCTVCGANVDSLNGIISHLSEVHAKTIHVLDKNYILPFDFRSDLKSCALCSHVLNSFKKLLEHTTSHYTNFTCDKCSAGFINSSALKSHYHIHTDGAYKCSYCPKILKHLRQKHNHEKVHRHKNMLYKCWLCAEAFNADAKRIRHLNEAHGVVPDLFKCRACVKTFKNRKAYKSHIKRDHLMERQHACKECEKSFFRAEQLREHMVKHTGLKQYECDMCSKRFGAKGSLRKHMRRHEYGK from the coding sequence ATGGGCTATGCTTGTTCTTATTGCGATAACCAGTACCGAAACCCGGGGGACTTGAAACGGCACTCATTAGAACAACATAAAGACGTAACGCAAGCAAGATTCATGAAGAAATTCAACTTGCCCAATTTTCTAATCAAATTGGACGTGACGGCCCTACGTTGTACGGTTTGCGGTGCTAACGTTGACAGCCTAAACGGTATCATCAGTCATCTGAGTGAGGTCCATGCTAAGACAATTCACGTTCTTGACAAAAACTACATTCTGCCGTTCGATTTTCGGAGTGACTTAAAAAGCTGCGCCCTGTGCAGCCACGTTTTGAACTCTTTCAAGAAGTTACTGGAGCACACAACCTCTCACTACACGAACTTCACGTGCGACAAATGCAGCGCCGGCTTCATCAATTCTAGCGCCCTGAAGAGCCATTATCACATACACACTGACGGCGCCTACAAATGTTCGTATTGCCCGAAAATCTTGAAGCATTTAAGACAGAAACACAACCACGAGAAAGTTCACAGACACAAAAATATGTTGTATAAGTGCTGGTTGTGCGCTGAGGCGTTTAACGCGGACGCCAAGAGGATACGTCATTTGAACGAAGCGCATGGCGTGGTGCCCGATTTGTTTAAATGTCGGGCCTGTGTTAAGACCTTCAAGAACCGCAAAGCTTACAAGTCGCACATAAAAAGGGATCATCTCATGGAGAGGCAGCACGCTTGTAAGGAATGCGAGAAGAGTTTCTTCAGGGCTGAGCAGTTGAGGGAGCATATGGTCAAGCATACGGGCTTGAAGCAATATGAATGTGATATGTGCTCTAAAAGATTTGGCGCTAAAGGTAGTCTAAGAAAACACATGCGAAGACACGAATACGGCAAATGA
- the LOC101746942 gene encoding zinc finger protein 208, producing MENSGGNMCRCCASEGVYKDLNTTYHWMGEEEVYGDMLKDCFNVQLSVPESSDGGICEVCITQLRNAINFKKQVLLTEEQFKKHVQKVFKTSIVKVEALADDDSTDANVTDDGLSEPEFDEVPIKTEHVAETVTVGDEIKPKKRAAPIKASTSRTKKSKSSDAESPKKQPPDFLVEDISLIYKNEKLSNAEDNKTEESSTVQNSHSNKTAKFSSESENSSDYFLPVKREGESVKAPTQRDFSSEFNVSAAQEGRSIEGTGGAAPKKRREDVSATPERVEHRVNLTAILQYSNASPFRDKTMRGFSCLYCAKAFPNIDELREHTAQQKEKNKINKMIDYKLSYNPIKVDITNLRCTVCDLPLKDLNELKDHIVTVHNKVIHKHIKDIILPFRLGDGSNFTCVLCSVVHISFKNLYHHMSSHYRNYCCNKCGVGCITIAALRKHHKTHAQGVFTCDYCEKTYGSLTKKRNHEKGVHEGGWLRNKCPHCPEVFVSYYDRSEHLVKVHNQTPILYPCNACNKIYKKKFELNRHIKHHHLQQKNFVCDKCNAMFFSKRGLVDHIARHEGAEMFSCDICGKSFSRLRTLKEHLRMHENDTRYQCKVCKRTFMQKGGLKNHVRLHQDNLDIFKEFDDVKHLIDNRELTLKQIAAENKKKELAQKQQGLFMYGLELGKRRRDKRKNELKEERDDNVPLHRLIARERNLPEMQKQWHNLTLLLKHSNATPFKDRNDAGFVCAYCYRIFQDPDTLRGHTHADHKHQKPDYKASAGLSTFVAFLDITDLKCTICEMPFITITALMEHLFSEHDKKFYLGLTDYFQPFKLTPDQDMKCCLCDQIFHNMKLLMQHMNLHYRNFICTTCGAGFVNSFRLLRHETTHVKKKSSYACRYCGQVFASESKKKAHVNTEHKGIAGESVCRICTARFKNYYQKTRHMAQVHNVEGIKCSMCDKRFNLKSTLVLHMRSVHFKERPYECSVCNMGFFIKRHMLGHYLATHTNERKVKCEVCGKAYATENSKGKHLKKSHGTPRRLDQDYIQKYLNLSKDLTKIMLPQKKAVAVVKVVQKKADLTKDKRVLAAQELGKQRHNVIQVLKYTNASPIRRYNDAGYLCCFCTQQYKDPADLKAHTAKEHNKTIEQFMKGVGLTAFSVKLDITNLKCKICDATIEKLEGIYEHLTNAHEIPFHVGLKNHILPFKFNDENLRCTACNTIFGSFKSLQEHMYRHFGEHSCDVCGSQFMNAQMVRHHKPKHLKGSFACSNCAKTFDTARKRNSHERSVHVDAIRMNKCSLCNEKFKHYHTKMLHLKNVHGRASQFPCQSCDQSFATWARLSQHIRKFHLMLQTFKCAYCEMSFGNVAFLRNHMVAKHNGAKKFQCGLCSKMYVSKKTLRQHIRIHMNDRRYKCAHCGEGFVQKTSLSGHLKTKHGILSLNVIGGQGINEPKINRPVSADAKNKPNYKSNTRNCEEMTKHKHNITEILKCSNATPLVRHLGTGFVCGYCSVQFPDPGNLKRHCLEKHPNRTEAILCPGYRNLSKEYYVKLDITNLKCSLCDNKMDSLKQLMSHLTQTHSVVIHTDIKNRIVPFKFEDDKLCCCICRNEYAKFKLLQEHMHSHYRNYVCDTCDAGFVNEGSLSRHVQTHRIGIFACERCEKVYDTMAKLKNHLRSVHVMKYQTHRCGYCYKVFSSYESKIEHLSAEHGVVSAKYPCQACDRTFVNSRQLRVHIKKFHMLDRPHKCTHCEKTFFSNWAMKSHAQTHSPIKIECNVCHKMYASAKTLKTHMRLHKDRYKCDFCSKSFAMKGALKKHLQIIHDI from the exons AGCCTCCGGACTTTCTAGTTGAAGACATATCGCTCATCTATAAGAATGAAAAGTTAAGCAATGCCGAGGATAATAAGACCGAGGAATCGTCAACGGTCCAAAATTCCCACTCGAATAAGACGGCAAAGTTTTCATCTGAATCTGAGAATTCGTCAGACTACTTTCTGCCCGTTAAGAGAGAAGGTGAATCAGTCAAAGCACCGACACAGCGCGATTTTAGTTCCGAATTCAATGTCTCTGCTGCCCAAGAAGGCCGAAGCATTGAAG GAACGGGCGGAGCCGCTCCGAAAAAACGAAGAGAAGACGTTAGCGCCACCCCAGAACGCGTAGAGCACAGGGTCAACCTGACCGCCATACTACAGTATTCGAACGCTAGCCCATTCCGAGACAAGACCATGCGAGGGTTCTCCTGCCTTTACTGCGCCAAAGCGTTCCCGAACATCGACGAACTAAGAGAGCACACCGCACAGCAGAAGGAGAAGAACAAAATCAACAAAATGATCGACTACAAGCTCAGCTACAACCCGATCAAAGTCGACATCACGAATCTGCGTTGCACCGTATGCGATTTGCCCCTGAAGGATCTCAACGAACTGAAAGACCACATCGTCACTGTACACAATAAAGTCATCCATAAACACATAAAGGACATCATCCTGCCGTTCCGTCTCGGAGACGGAAGCAATTTCACTTGCGTTTTGTGTTCGGTCGTTCATATATCATTCAAGAATCTCTATCATCATATGAGCAGTCATTACAGGAATTATTGTTGCAATAAATGCGGCGTTGGGTGCATCACAATAGCAGCGTTGAGGAAGCACCATAAAACCCACGCTCAAGGCGTATTCACCTGCGACTACTGCGAGAAGACATACGGGTCTCTAACGAAGAAGAGGAATCACGAGAAGGGGGTCCACGAAGGGGGCTGGCTGAGGAACAAATGTCCCCACTGTCCTGAGGTTTTCGTCAGCTACTACGACAGATCCGAACACCTGGTCAAGGTCCACAACCAGACCCCCATCCTGTACCCGTGCAACGCTTgtaacaaaatatacaaaaagaaATTCGAATTGAATCGACATATAAAGCATCACCATCTACAGCAGAAGAACTTCGTCTGCGACAAATGCAACGCCATGTTCTTCTCGAAACGCGGCTTGGTGGATCACATAGCCAGGCACGAGGGCGCGGAGATGTTCTCGTGCGATATATGCGGCAAGTCCTTCTCCCGACTTCGGACCCTCAAAGAGCATCTGAGGATGCACGAAAACGACACTAGATACCAATGCAAAGTCTGTAAGCGGACCTTCATGCAGAAGGGCGGTCTGAAGAATCACGTCCGTCTCCACCAGGACAACTTGGACATCTTCAAGGAGTTCGACGATGTGAAACATCTGATCGATAATCGAGAGTTGACTTTGAAACAGATCGCAGCCGAGAATAAGAAGAAAGAGTTAGCGCAGAAACAACAGGGGTTATTCATgta TGGCTTAGAATTGG GAAAGAGGAGGAGAGATAAACGAAAGAACGAATTAAAGGAGGAACGCGACGATAATGTACCGCTTCACAGATTGATAGCTCGCGAACGAAACCTGCCCGAGATGCAGAAGCAGTGGCACAATCTGACGTTACTCCTGAAACATTCAAACGCGACCCCGTTTAAGGATCGCAACGACGCCGGCTTCGTCTGCGCGTATTGTTACCGCATCTTCCAAGATCCGGACACGCTAAGAGGACACACGCACGCCGACCACAAACACCAGAAGCCAGATTACAAAGCGAGCGCCGGCCTGTCGACCTTCGTTGCTTTTTTAGACATAACCGACCTTAAATGCACGATTTGCGAAATGCCTTTCATCACAATAACCGCGCTAATGGAGCATCTATTTTCGGAACACGACAAAAAGTTCTACTTGGGCCTAACGGACTACTTCCAACCGTTCAAGCTGACGCCGGATCAGGACATGAAGTGTTGCCTCTGCGACCAGATCTTCCACAACATGAAGCTGCTGATGCAACACATGAACTTGCACTACAGAAACTTTATATGTACCACTTGCGGGGCCGGTTTCGTGAACAGCTTCCGTCTGTTGAGACACGAGACGACGCACGTTAAGAAGAAGTCCAGCTACGCGTGCCGGTACTGCGGGCAGGTCTTCGCTTCTGAATCTAAGAAGAAAGCTCACGTGAACACCGAACACAAGGGGATCGCGGGCGAAAGCGTTTGCCGGATCTGCACAGCGCGATTCAAGAATTACTACCAAAAGACCAGGCATATGGCTCAAGTCCACAACGTTGAAGGGATAAAATGCAGCATGTGCGATAAGAGATTCAATCTGAAGTCCACATTGGTTTTGCACATGAGAAGCGTGCACTTCAAAGAAAGGCCATATGAATGTTCGGTTTGCAACATGGGATTCTTCATCAAAAGGCACATGTTAGGGCACTATTTGGCCACGCATACAAACGAGCGGAAAGTCAAGTGCGAGGTTTGCGGTAAAGCATACGCCACTGAGAACAGCAAAGGGAAGCATCTGAAGAAAAGCCACG GGACCCCTCGAAGACTTGATCAAGACTACATACAAAAGtacttaaatttaagtaaaGATCTGACAAAAATCATGTTGCCACAAAAGAAAGCCGTTGCCGTGGTGAAGGTTGTTCAAAAAAAGGCCGATCTCACAAAGGACAAGAGAGTACTAGCTGCCCAAGAACTAGGCAAGCAAAGGCACAACGTCATACAAGTCTTGAAGTACACAAACGCGTCGCCAATCCGAAGGTACAATGACGCGGGCTACTTGTGCTGCTTCTGTACGCAACAGTACAAAGACCCTGCGGACTTAAAAGCTCATACCGCCAAGGAGCACAACAAAACCATAGAGCAATTCATGAAGGGAGTAGGACTCACAGCCTTCTCCGTTAAATTGGATATAACCAATTTAAAGTGCAAGATCTGTGACGCGACTATCGAAAAACTGGAAGGGATTTACGAGCATTTGACGAACGCGCACGAGATACCGTTCCACGTGGGCTTAAAGAATCACATCTTGCCGTTCAAGTTCAACGATGAGAACTTACGGTGCACGGCGTGCAATACTATTTTCGGTTCGTTCAAGTCATTGCAAGAGCACATGTATAGGCACTTTGGCGAACACTCGTGCGACGTCTGCGGGAGTCAATTCATGAACGCCCAAATGGTCAGGCACCACAAACCGAAGCACTTGAAAGGCAGCTTCGCTTGCAGTAATTGCGCGAAGACATTCGACACGGCCCGCAAGAGGAACAGCCACGAGAGAAGCGTCCACGTCGACGCAATACGAATGAACAAATGCAGCTTGTGTAACGAGAAATTCAAACATTACCACACTAAAATGCTGCACCTGAAGAACGTTCACGGGAGGGCGTCGCAGTTTCCGTGTCAGTCTTGCGATCAGTCTTTCGCCACATGGGCACGACTGTCGCAGCACATCAGAAAATTCCATTTAATGTTACAGACTTTTAAATGTGCCTACTGCGAAATGAGCTTCGGCAATGTCGCCTTCCTCAGGAATCACATGGTCGCCAAGCATAATGGCGCGAAGAAGTTTCAGTGCGGGCTGTGTTCGAAGATGTATGTCAGCAAGAAAACGCTCAGGCAACACATCAGGATACACATGAATGATCGTCGGTACAAATGCGCGCACTGCGGCGAAGGATTCGTCCAAAAGACCAGTTTGAGTGGCCACTTGAAAACGAAACACGGAATACTGTCGTTAAATGTAATTG GTGGTCAAGGTATAAACGAACCGAAAATTAATCGACCAGTCTCGGCGGATGCGAAAAATAAACCTAACTACAAAAGTAATACAAGGAATTGCGAAGAGATGACGAAGCACAAACACAACATAACGGAGATATTAAAATGCTCGAACGCGACTCCTTTGGTGCGCCATTTGGGAACGGGTTTCGTGTGTGGCTATTGTTCAGTCCAGTTCCCAGATCCGGGCAATCTCAAACGGCATTGTCTTGAGAAACACCCGAATAGAACCGAAGCAATCCTCTGTCCCGGCTACAGGAATCTAAGCAAAGAGTATTACGTCAAACTGGACATAACAAACCTGAAATGCTCGCTATGCGATAACAAAATGGATTCCCTGAAGCAACTAATGTCGCATTTGACGCAAACCCACAGCGTGGTTATACACACGGACATAAAGAACCGAATCGTTCCGTTCAAGTTTGAAGACGACAAACTCTGTTGTTGCATATGTCGTAACGAGTACGCGAAGTTTAAGCTTCTGCAGGAGCACATGCACAGCCACTACAGGAATTACGTTTGCGACACGTGCGACGCGGGCTTCGTTAACGAAGGCTCCCTGTCCAGGCACGTGCAGACGCACCGAATCGGCATATTTGCTTGCGAGCGATGCGaaaaagtatacgacacaatgGCCAAACTGAAGAATCACCTTAGATCGGTACACGTAATGAAGTACCAAACTCACAGATGCGGCTATTGTTATAAGGTGTTCAGTTCATACGAATCGAAGATTGAACATTTGTCCGCCGAGCACGGTGTAGTATCGGCCAAATACCCTTGTCAGGCCTGCGACAGGACTTTTGTTAACAGCAGACAGCTGAGGGTGCACATTAAGAAATTTCACATGCTCGACAGGCCGCATAAGTGTACGCATTGCGAGAAAACCTTCTTCTCCAACTGGGCTATGAAGAGTCACGCCCAAACGCATAGTCCTATTAAAATTGAGTGTAACGTTTGTCATAAAATGTATGCGAGCGCTAAAACCCTGAAAACCCATATGAGACTGCACAAGGACAGATACAAGTGTGATTTTTGTAGCAAATCGTTCGCAATGAAAGGCGCTTTGAAAAAACACCTCCAGATCATTCACGACATCTAA